In the genome of Desulfovibrio sp. ZJ209, one region contains:
- a CDS encoding BON domain-containing protein yields the protein MPQAAFVPSVRAALLAALLLACALAQGCAYGGYGLYDDKRLMDTITDDKAMATSIKTALMKADFSGGWAVSVYCFYGNVFLVGEVPKNMQAKAVSIARSYKPRSVTPHWFTPAKSDTGNVALATSLRADLIGTKGLSSTRIDTEVNAGRVVLLGVVQDDAEKQLAIRVARRVKGVTSVTSYLMLPQTVPAMQKSGGQGASGEGAPVEERELPAT from the coding sequence ATGCCCCAAGCTGCTTTTGTCCCGTCCGTGCGCGCCGCCCTTTTGGCGGCCCTGCTCCTCGCCTGCGCCCTCGCGCAGGGCTGCGCCTACGGGGGCTACGGCCTCTATGACGACAAGCGCCTCATGGACACCATCACCGACGACAAGGCCATGGCCACGAGCATCAAGACCGCGCTCATGAAGGCCGATTTCAGCGGCGGCTGGGCCGTGTCGGTCTACTGCTTTTATGGCAATGTCTTTTTGGTGGGCGAGGTGCCCAAGAACATGCAGGCCAAGGCCGTGAGCATCGCCAGGAGCTACAAGCCGCGCTCGGTCACGCCGCACTGGTTCACCCCCGCCAAGAGCGACACCGGCAACGTGGCCCTTGCCACGAGCCTGCGCGCCGACCTCATCGGCACCAAGGGCCTCTCCTCCACACGCATCGACACCGAGGTCAATGCTGGCCGCGTGGTGCTTCTGGGCGTGGTGCAGGACGACGCGGAAAAGCAGCTCGCCATCCGGGTGGCGCGTCGCGTCAAGGGCGTGACCTCGGTGACAAGCTACCTCATGCTGCCGCAAACAGTGCCGGCGATGCAAAAGTCCGGCGGCCAGGGCGCTTCCGGCGAGGGGGCCCCCGTTGAGGAACGCGAGCTTCCGGCCACCTAG